One window from the genome of Gimesia aquarii encodes:
- a CDS encoding TraR/DksA family transcriptional regulator codes for MVRKDAIVKLHKQLLNRRDVLKKLVSGSSEGSSASRAIVEDIGDAAIRETRQGLESHLAEIESQELVQIRRAISLIQEGRYGHCESCKKNIPIARLKAVPYTMFCVDCAQKRESMGLPSNDVGNDWENAYEFEGRLNDQDVRIRDLDMEK; via the coding sequence GTGGTACGAAAAGACGCAATAGTCAAGTTGCATAAGCAACTGTTAAATAGACGAGATGTACTCAAAAAACTGGTGTCTGGTAGTTCAGAAGGTTCCTCTGCAAGCCGTGCAATTGTAGAAGACATTGGCGATGCAGCGATTCGCGAAACCCGTCAGGGATTAGAATCACATTTAGCAGAAATTGAATCTCAAGAATTAGTCCAGATCCGCCGCGCAATTTCACTGATACAAGAAGGGCGCTACGGTCATTGCGAGTCCTGTAAGAAAAATATCCCCATTGCTCGACTTAAGGCAGTTCCGTATACCATGTTCTGCGTCGATTGTGCGCAAAAGCGCGAATCAATGGGCTTACCCAGTAATGATGTTGGTAACGATTGGGAGAATGCCTACGAATTTGAAGGTCGGCTTAACGATCAAGATGTCAGAATCCGTGATTTGGATATGGAAAAATAA
- the folK gene encoding 2-amino-4-hydroxy-6-hydroxymethyldihydropteridine diphosphokinase, translating to MPDCFIALGGNQGNVRETFARALDRLNQHPEISLIKTSQWIETAPVGDQTKDTFLNGAAHLKTMLSPEAMLAELQTVETEMGRTREVRWSARTLDLDLLLYDQVVLETAGLLIPHPAFWYRRFVLDPLTEIAPEVVHPIKKVTIKKLQQRLLKRPFEFSLAGLPASEIEPIIQELIQHYPDVVFSHWEASETASESMTPTLIAWFDSENSETSFESLPEIPRIDVSEYRNNTGQIIHILQSALDF from the coding sequence ATGCCTGACTGCTTTATCGCTCTAGGAGGAAATCAGGGAAACGTGCGGGAAACCTTTGCGCGTGCGCTGGATCGACTTAATCAACATCCTGAAATCTCACTGATCAAGACCAGTCAATGGATTGAGACAGCACCTGTAGGCGATCAAACCAAAGACACCTTTTTGAACGGGGCCGCACATCTGAAGACGATGCTTTCACCCGAGGCGATGCTGGCAGAATTACAGACCGTGGAAACAGAAATGGGCCGCACTCGGGAAGTTCGTTGGAGTGCGCGTACGCTCGATCTGGATCTCCTCCTCTACGATCAGGTTGTTTTAGAAACCGCAGGCTTGCTCATTCCTCATCCCGCTTTCTGGTATCGTCGTTTTGTGCTCGATCCACTTACAGAAATCGCTCCTGAAGTTGTACACCCCATTAAAAAAGTGACGATCAAAAAACTACAACAACGTTTGCTGAAACGGCCCTTCGAGTTCTCGCTTGCTGGCTTGCCTGCTTCAGAAATCGAACCCATTATTCAAGAATTAATACAACATTATCCTGATGTGGTTTTTTCTCATTGGGAAGCCTCAGAAACAGCTTCCGAATCGATGACCCCCACCTTGATTGCCTGGTTCGACTCTGAGAACTCAGAGACCAGCTTTGAATCGCTGCCTGAGATACCCCGCATCGACGTTTCCGAATATAGGAATAATACTGGACAAATTATACATATCTTACAATCTGCGCTGGATTTCTAA
- a CDS encoding trypsin-like peptidase domain-containing protein, producing the protein MKNRFTLVFVLAFTLSASLWSTCFESPLNSKHLEAKVPAQGVARQQISTSIPLSSLHEGSKHLAKIAKLATPSVVHIQCERQTPRGAVEETGSGVIVRGEDTSGLFIVTNRHVVRGSNGRSISIQLHDGRIIHPLRKWEDKDTDLAVLKINATGLSPADWGDSDNLDIGHMVLAMGSPFGLSESVTLGIISAKGRRSLQLGSGSEVLNQNFLQTDAAINPGNSGGPLIDLEGKIIGINTAIASNSGGNDGIGFSIPSKLVRHVFNQLVKYGQVYRAYLGVQLDPEFSIATANRLKMDRVRGARVVKVISNTPASRANLKYDDIILSFAGIDVLDQNHLINLVSLTPIDKRANVVLLRNGRKINVMVELANRKILDELERKQKRESEQSSIRIGPTAEPTSFQRIKNDNENHQAVATDLQLYTMNAELAIQLGFETSQSGLLVMDVAEESSLHGVVNLYDVIEEVAGTPVHNLSEFQQVLKQNRALNSLILKVSNGKKGKPHHQLVVWQRNEQP; encoded by the coding sequence ATGAAAAATCGATTCACGCTCGTTTTCGTGCTTGCGTTTACTCTCTCTGCTTCATTATGGAGCACCTGCTTTGAGTCTCCCTTAAACTCAAAACATTTGGAAGCAAAGGTTCCTGCACAGGGAGTCGCTCGACAGCAGATCTCGACTTCTATCCCTCTCTCATCGTTACACGAAGGCAGTAAGCATCTCGCAAAAATTGCGAAACTGGCAACCCCGAGTGTCGTTCATATTCAATGTGAAAGACAAACGCCACGTGGTGCGGTGGAAGAAACCGGTTCAGGTGTTATCGTACGAGGCGAAGATACTTCCGGTTTGTTTATCGTCACGAATCGACATGTTGTCCGTGGTTCAAATGGGCGGTCCATTTCGATTCAATTGCACGATGGGCGGATCATTCACCCACTCCGCAAATGGGAAGACAAAGATACCGACCTTGCCGTATTAAAGATAAACGCGACTGGTCTTTCGCCCGCAGATTGGGGAGACAGTGACAACCTGGATATCGGACATATGGTATTGGCGATGGGAAGTCCCTTTGGATTAAGTGAGTCAGTCACTTTAGGAATCATCAGTGCGAAGGGCCGTCGCTCCCTCCAGCTGGGCAGTGGTTCCGAAGTTCTCAACCAGAACTTTTTGCAAACAGACGCTGCCATCAATCCCGGAAACAGTGGAGGCCCTTTAATCGACCTCGAGGGGAAAATCATCGGCATCAACACAGCGATTGCATCTAACAGTGGAGGCAATGATGGCATTGGTTTCAGTATCCCCAGTAAACTTGTGCGTCATGTATTCAACCAGCTTGTCAAGTATGGGCAAGTCTATCGCGCTTACCTGGGAGTGCAACTTGATCCTGAGTTTAGCATTGCGACCGCGAATCGATTGAAAATGGACCGGGTACGTGGTGCCCGTGTGGTGAAAGTCATTTCGAATACTCCCGCTTCCCGAGCTAATTTGAAATATGATGATATCATTCTCAGTTTTGCTGGAATCGATGTCCTGGATCAAAATCACTTAATCAATTTAGTGAGTCTAACGCCGATTGATAAACGTGCTAATGTTGTGCTGCTCAGGAATGGTCGAAAAATCAATGTCATGGTGGAACTGGCAAACCGAAAAATTCTGGATGAATTGGAACGAAAGCAGAAAAGAGAATCTGAACAGTCTTCGATTCGAATTGGACCAACTGCTGAACCCACCAGCTTTCAGCGTATCAAGAACGATAACGAAAACCATCAAGCAGTAGCGACAGACTTACAACTCTATACCATGAATGCAGAGCTTGCGATTCAATTGGGATTTGAAACATCACAATCAGGATTACTTGTGATGGATGTCGCTGAAGAAAGCTCTCTGCACGGAGTTGTCAACCTGTATGATGTGATTGAAGAAGTAGCAGGTACCCCAGTGCACAATCTGAGTGAGTTCCAACAAGTTCTCAAACAGAACCGGGCACTCAATTCACTGATACTGAAAGTATCCAATGGGAAAAAAGGGAAACCACATCATCAATTAGTGGTCTGGCAGAGAAATGAGCAACCTTAA
- a CDS encoding DUF1501 domain-containing protein: protein MLKILGSQKSQFCDRITRRNFLQIGGLALGGMSLPQLLQAESAAPQKKQHKGIIMIFLPGGPPHQDMWDIKVDAPSEIRGEFNAIQTNVSGIEIGDQFPRMAQMADKFAFIRSIVGSDGRHDAFQCLSGQRFNNQPLGGWPCLGSVLSHKYGAVDPAVPAFLGLSPKMGHMPWSRAGEPGFLGLSHAPFRPNGEGMADMTLNGITLDRLDNRKQVLGSLDRFRSQVDASGMMKGLDSFTEQAFGILTSSKLADALDISKEDQKLRDRYGRGTSKKAADGGPKLLDDFLTARRLIEAGARCVTLAFSRWDWHGGAFKRGREDMPMLDQGVTALIEDLENRGMLDDVTVVVWGEFGRTPKINPNSGRDHWPRVSTALLAGGGMKTGQVIGSTNRLGEYAEDRPVHFQEVFATLYHNLGINVETTTVTDLQGRPRYLVDNNAYKVMRELV from the coding sequence ATGCTGAAGATCTTGGGTTCTCAGAAAAGTCAATTTTGTGATCGGATCACACGTAGAAACTTTCTGCAGATTGGTGGTCTTGCTTTAGGTGGAATGTCTCTTCCACAGTTGCTGCAAGCAGAATCAGCAGCACCGCAAAAGAAACAACACAAGGGGATCATTATGATCTTCTTGCCCGGTGGCCCTCCTCATCAGGATATGTGGGATATTAAAGTTGACGCGCCCAGTGAAATCCGTGGCGAATTCAACGCGATTCAAACCAACGTCTCCGGCATTGAAATCGGCGATCAGTTTCCGCGCATGGCACAAATGGCCGACAAGTTTGCTTTCATTCGTTCCATAGTTGGTTCGGACGGACGGCACGATGCATTCCAATGTCTCTCCGGCCAACGTTTCAATAACCAGCCACTCGGCGGTTGGCCTTGTCTGGGATCTGTACTTTCACATAAATATGGAGCCGTTGATCCTGCGGTACCTGCGTTCCTCGGGCTGTCTCCCAAAATGGGACATATGCCTTGGTCACGTGCCGGCGAGCCTGGGTTCCTCGGCTTGTCACACGCCCCCTTCCGTCCGAACGGCGAAGGCATGGCAGACATGACGCTTAACGGCATTACCCTGGATCGTCTCGACAATCGGAAACAAGTGCTCGGTTCACTCGATCGTTTCCGTAGCCAGGTCGATGCTTCGGGCATGATGAAAGGTCTCGATTCATTTACAGAGCAGGCGTTCGGCATCTTAACCTCCAGTAAGTTGGCGGATGCATTGGACATCTCAAAAGAAGATCAGAAGCTCCGCGATCGCTATGGCAGAGGAACATCGAAAAAAGCCGCCGACGGTGGCCCGAAACTGCTCGATGATTTTCTGACAGCCCGTCGCTTGATCGAAGCGGGTGCCCGCTGCGTGACGCTTGCCTTCAGTCGCTGGGACTGGCATGGCGGCGCGTTCAAACGGGGACGCGAAGATATGCCGATGCTGGATCAGGGCGTCACCGCGTTGATCGAAGATCTCGAAAACCGAGGCATGCTCGATGATGTGACCGTTGTCGTCTGGGGTGAATTCGGACGGACTCCGAAAATCAATCCAAACTCGGGTCGCGATCACTGGCCCCGTGTCTCGACCGCGCTTCTGGCCGGTGGAGGCATGAAGACGGGACAGGTCATTGGTTCGACCAACAGATTGGGCGAATATGCAGAAGACCGTCCGGTCCATTTCCAGGAAGTCTTTGCCACGCTGTATCACAACCTGGGAATCAACGTGGAAACGACCACCGTCACCGATCTGCAAGGACGGCCTCGTTATCTGGTTGACAATAATGCCTATAAGGTTATGCGTGAACTGGTTTAA
- a CDS encoding LptF/LptG family permease, with amino-acid sequence MFTTFDRYLLKRYFHVFIIGFMATYGLYVVFDGFTNIDGFQMAVKDDSSASLLWTMFEYYLYQSCIFFDMVSPILTVLAGVVVFSLMVRHGELNPILSAGIPTYRLAIPLAFATITVNCFIVANQELLIPNIADKVQADRGDQGNSSQFVEPVYDFSTRIMINGLELFLTEKKMLNAEFVLSKPTVHDFVTVKSGTAYYHTETQNSPGGWLLKNASPRYAELEIAEFAKEMILPGEDPNDVFIVTDVGCDQLCNRNSSALISTPELIARINNPSFSDLSIRKQTMDLHSRLTRPFMNLIAVLVSIPFVLRKESRSQILNIAVCACVMGGLFAITQFFFYMGSTKLITPDQAAWFPVITSGTLAAWFSNRVWT; translated from the coding sequence GTGTTCACAACCTTCGACCGTTATTTGTTAAAACGATATTTCCATGTCTTCATTATTGGCTTCATGGCAACATATGGTTTGTATGTGGTTTTTGATGGTTTTACCAATATCGATGGTTTTCAAATGGCTGTGAAGGATGATTCTTCAGCCAGTTTGCTCTGGACGATGTTTGAATACTATTTGTATCAATCCTGTATTTTCTTTGACATGGTCAGTCCGATCTTAACAGTCCTTGCCGGGGTCGTTGTCTTTTCTTTAATGGTTCGTCACGGCGAACTCAACCCCATTCTTTCTGCAGGAATTCCCACGTACCGGCTGGCTATTCCTTTGGCATTTGCCACGATTACAGTCAACTGCTTCATTGTCGCCAACCAGGAGCTTTTAATCCCCAATATTGCCGACAAAGTTCAGGCGGATCGCGGTGATCAGGGCAACAGTTCTCAGTTTGTGGAACCCGTTTATGATTTCAGTACCAGAATTATGATTAATGGGTTAGAGCTGTTTCTGACCGAAAAGAAAATGCTGAATGCAGAATTCGTGCTTTCTAAACCGACCGTACATGACTTTGTGACTGTGAAATCGGGAACCGCCTATTACCACACGGAAACACAAAACTCTCCGGGAGGCTGGTTACTTAAAAATGCCTCTCCGCGTTATGCTGAACTGGAAATCGCAGAATTTGCGAAAGAAATGATTCTTCCCGGTGAAGACCCGAACGATGTTTTTATTGTAACAGACGTAGGTTGTGATCAACTTTGTAACCGCAATTCAAGTGCTTTAATCTCGACTCCCGAATTGATTGCGCGAATCAATAACCCGTCTTTCAGCGACCTTTCCATCCGAAAACAGACGATGGACTTGCATTCCCGGTTAACTCGCCCTTTCATGAATCTCATTGCGGTTCTAGTGTCGATTCCGTTTGTGCTACGCAAAGAGAGTCGTAGTCAGATTTTGAACATTGCGGTTTGTGCTTGTGTTATGGGTGGCTTGTTCGCAATTACCCAGTTCTTCTTTTACATGGGAAGTACGAAGCTGATCACACCCGATCAAGCCGCCTGGTTTCCGGTCATTACCAGTGGGACGCTGGCTGCCTGGTTTTCCAATCGTGTCTGGACCTAG
- a CDS encoding DUF11 domain-containing protein — translation MRRGKKMLAIFSTMVMSASIAAADDRIFESKSPFDAIPPSKSSNQFFSNQNDKVNSSEGRITISRPNQKSSTTKQLPPAKQSAKVKLSKVPNYYKELFGQERPYRRLEDKKLTPQSNRSTFQQVGHAESTAKQKKYRFEEFSSQQADQKKIVHAEFQRGNNQSRNGRIQQVSAGPKNNQQFRLPTDFNQTTSQKPNVTIPRIPNRKGSEKKHQLTFGNAQTKDNSTRPTGITISAPIQNRSVIQRTPEPVGVSSKVSTSKVSHKWTKKTEINVGQECKFELEIKNEGQQTASDVLVEAFFPVSVRLTNAVPQPSSSRDHLEWKFGSLKAGETKIIQISMIPSQRGAISASANVRFTNSSSESFTVAEPLLQVAVKGPTNVMIGEPASQSVTISNPGTGTLHNVVLEAEIPPGLEHVTAEFLQMQVGSLNPGETRTIRLALAAVQGGEQNVRIRAKAEGGLTQSTQARVNVIAPKVQVAIDGPGLRYKGRNAQYVITTINDGAAATNNVRVLHRVPDGFEFVSADHGGQFNPEDSTISWFLGRMEPGQSSNVKLKLKTKTIGNYVHHVRAVSEHNVKSDAQLQTRIEGTAQLVLEISDLDDPVEIGAETGYKLNVKNDGSKSASNVAISCELPPGVQLISATGPTQHIAENGVVVFKSLGDLAPGDSVEFQVIVRGTVEGNQRFRARLASDSIRDPLIFEELTRFYRD, via the coding sequence ATGCGACGCGGAAAAAAGATGCTCGCGATATTTTCAACTATGGTAATGAGTGCGAGTATCGCTGCCGCCGATGACCGCATTTTCGAATCGAAGTCCCCCTTCGATGCGATTCCCCCTTCAAAATCGTCAAACCAATTTTTCTCGAATCAGAATGATAAAGTGAACTCCTCTGAGGGAAGAATTACGATTTCTCGACCGAATCAGAAATCATCCACGACGAAGCAACTTCCACCTGCAAAGCAATCAGCGAAAGTCAAACTTTCAAAGGTTCCCAACTATTACAAGGAACTCTTCGGTCAGGAACGTCCTTATCGTCGATTGGAAGACAAGAAGCTGACACCACAGAGTAATCGCTCAACATTCCAACAAGTTGGCCATGCTGAATCTACTGCCAAACAGAAAAAATATCGCTTTGAAGAATTTTCTTCTCAACAGGCTGACCAGAAAAAAATTGTGCATGCTGAATTTCAACGTGGCAATAATCAGTCCCGTAATGGTAGGATTCAACAGGTCAGTGCAGGACCAAAAAATAATCAGCAATTCCGCTTGCCTACTGATTTTAATCAGACAACTTCTCAAAAACCAAATGTTACGATTCCACGAATTCCGAACCGGAAAGGTAGTGAAAAGAAGCATCAGTTAACATTTGGAAACGCTCAAACCAAGGACAATTCGACTCGGCCTACTGGGATTACGATTTCAGCGCCCATTCAAAATCGTAGTGTGATTCAAAGAACTCCAGAGCCTGTTGGTGTTTCTTCTAAAGTCTCTACCTCTAAAGTTTCGCACAAGTGGACTAAGAAGACTGAGATCAATGTCGGCCAGGAATGTAAGTTTGAACTTGAAATCAAGAACGAAGGCCAGCAAACTGCCAGCGATGTGCTCGTGGAAGCCTTCTTCCCCGTTTCAGTTCGATTGACAAACGCTGTGCCTCAGCCATCTTCAAGTCGTGATCACCTGGAATGGAAATTCGGATCATTGAAAGCGGGGGAAACAAAAATCATCCAGATTTCTATGATTCCCAGTCAACGTGGTGCGATCTCAGCGAGTGCCAATGTTCGGTTTACAAATTCATCATCTGAGTCATTTACGGTTGCAGAGCCTCTACTGCAAGTTGCTGTGAAAGGGCCAACGAATGTCATGATCGGAGAACCTGCTTCTCAATCAGTGACGATTTCCAACCCAGGAACAGGTACCTTACATAATGTGGTTTTGGAAGCTGAAATTCCACCAGGACTGGAGCATGTCACCGCTGAATTTCTGCAGATGCAGGTCGGCTCACTCAACCCTGGTGAGACACGAACAATTCGTCTTGCTTTGGCTGCTGTGCAGGGTGGTGAGCAGAATGTGCGAATTCGAGCCAAAGCAGAGGGTGGCTTAACGCAATCCACTCAAGCACGTGTGAATGTGATTGCTCCCAAAGTACAAGTTGCCATTGATGGTCCTGGACTTCGTTATAAAGGTCGCAATGCACAGTACGTCATTACGACTATCAATGACGGAGCCGCTGCGACAAACAATGTGAGAGTTTTACACAGAGTTCCTGATGGCTTTGAATTTGTCAGTGCCGATCATGGCGGGCAGTTTAATCCAGAAGACTCAACCATCAGCTGGTTCCTTGGTCGTATGGAGCCAGGTCAGTCTTCAAATGTGAAACTAAAGTTGAAAACAAAGACAATTGGTAACTACGTTCATCATGTCCGGGCTGTCTCCGAGCATAATGTCAAATCTGATGCTCAGCTACAAACCCGAATTGAAGGAACGGCACAACTCGTTCTGGAAATTTCCGATCTGGATGATCCCGTCGAAATTGGTGCTGAAACAGGTTACAAACTGAACGTCAAGAATGATGGTAGCAAATCTGCTTCGAACGTTGCGATCTCATGCGAACTTCCACCAGGAGTCCAATTGATCTCAGCAACCGGTCCTACACAGCATATCGCAGAAAACGGTGTTGTCGTCTTCAAGTCTTTGGGAGACCTGGCACCAGGCGACTCGGTTGAGTTTCAAGTGATTGTGCGAGGGACTGTCGAAGGGAATCAACGCTTTAGAGCACGTCTTGCCAGTGACTCCATTCGTGATCCACTCATCTTTGAAGAGTTGACTCGATTCTATCGAGACTAG
- the rnhA gene encoding ribonuclease HI gives MPDQSANTEPLPFVQIYTDGACRGNPGPGGWGIILRHPSTGTEKEFSGGEAVTTNNQMELQAVISGLELLTRTSRVEIITDSVYVAKGSQEWMPNWKKNNWRRREGKSWKPVKNEELWRKLDALLEQHEVKFTTIKGHSGHPENERCDELAVDYALKLQNQSDL, from the coding sequence ATGCCAGATCAGTCAGCGAATACGGAGCCGCTTCCCTTTGTGCAAATCTATACCGATGGTGCCTGCCGAGGGAACCCGGGACCAGGAGGTTGGGGAATTATTCTGCGACATCCTTCTACCGGAACCGAGAAAGAGTTTTCCGGGGGAGAAGCTGTTACCACCAATAACCAAATGGAATTGCAGGCGGTGATTTCTGGCCTGGAATTACTGACGCGCACTTCGAGAGTCGAAATTATTACGGACAGCGTTTACGTGGCAAAAGGATCTCAGGAATGGATGCCTAACTGGAAAAAAAATAATTGGAGACGCCGCGAAGGCAAGAGTTGGAAACCAGTGAAAAATGAAGAACTCTGGCGAAAACTGGATGCACTGCTGGAGCAGCATGAAGTCAAGTTCACCACGATTAAAGGCCACAGTGGTCATCCGGAGAACGAACGTTGCGATGAACTGGCGGTTGACTACGCGTTGAAACTGCAGAATCAGTCTGATTTGTAA
- a CDS encoding Flp family type IVb pilin: protein MKFLKRFFREEDGPTSVEYAVMLAAILMACIAGIAAVGNQTNSMFENAKTELENHG from the coding sequence ATGAAATTTCTGAAACGTTTTTTTCGTGAAGAAGATGGTCCGACCTCTGTAGAGTATGCTGTCATGTTGGCCGCGATATTGATGGCTTGTATCGCTGGTATCGCCGCTGTCGGAAATCAAACGAATTCCATGTTTGAAAATGCCAAGACAGAACTGGAAAATCACGGCTAA
- the infA gene encoding translation initiation factor IF-1 has protein sequence MAKEEAIEVEGTVTEALANTQFRVELENGHQVLAHVAGKMRKHFIRIVPGDKVVVEVSPYDLNRGRIVYRER, from the coding sequence ATGGCCAAAGAAGAGGCCATTGAAGTCGAAGGTACAGTGACAGAAGCACTGGCAAATACTCAATTTCGAGTAGAACTGGAAAACGGTCACCAGGTTCTGGCTCACGTGGCAGGTAAGATGCGAAAACACTTTATCCGGATTGTTCCCGGAGATAAAGTGGTTGTTGAAGTCTCGCCTTACGATCTGAACCGTGGACGTATTGTCTATCGAGAACGATAG
- the recG gene encoding ATP-dependent DNA helicase RecG has translation MSESPLETPVQFLNGVGPERAELLHRIGIQTVEDLLWHLPRSVLDLTDVRPVNELENDQVASVCGKVVDLDARTISRGRTITSILLDCGDGFLKGTWFNQPWVIKRFFQGQLLMFSGKAKKRSGKWEMSHPQYQVLEEDLDNPQGLILPKYSLTEGLKMYQIRRLIRAVVEEYAHLIPDYLPEAFLKEQSLTPLSQAVIQMHKPQTMEEYHAGVHRLIYDDLLEFQLALAMRRRLWTCVDNAPLLKVTAKVDARIRRLFPYDLTDGQNQAIQEVSDDLGSGRAMHRMLQADVGAGKTAIAIYAMLSTIAGGYQAVLMAPTELLAVQHWETINEILKESRVKRCLLTGSLSASERKATLEQIESGEQQLIIGTQAVVQKDVNYQDLGLVIIDEQHKFGVMQRAHFTSDQKTPHMLVMTATPIPRSLCMTQFGELDISVVTELPPGRQPVVTGKVSTTPQRKKAWDFLRAQIATGRQAYIVCPSIESGDEQNRRFSAEEVYRRLQKSELASVSIGLVHGQIDREERAELMSQFHQGDIQVLVSTTVVEVGVDVPNATLMVILQADRFGLSQLHQLRGRVGRGTHQGNCFLFSYTESEDALKRLSAMEETNDGFKIAEADFQTRGPGDIFGTRQHGELPLRVADLRRDEAILHETREVALRLVEKGEFDQPRFAPLKIRVLDRFGQLMDLGQSG, from the coding sequence ATGAGCGAATCCCCTCTGGAAACTCCTGTTCAATTTCTTAATGGAGTAGGGCCAGAACGCGCAGAGCTATTGCACAGAATTGGAATTCAAACGGTTGAAGACCTGCTCTGGCATTTGCCACGAAGTGTACTCGACCTGACGGACGTTCGTCCCGTGAACGAACTGGAAAATGATCAGGTTGCATCGGTCTGCGGAAAAGTGGTCGACCTTGATGCCCGCACGATTTCCCGAGGCCGCACGATTACTTCAATCCTCCTGGATTGTGGTGACGGTTTCTTGAAGGGAACCTGGTTTAATCAACCCTGGGTTATCAAACGTTTCTTCCAGGGTCAGTTATTGATGTTTTCCGGTAAAGCCAAAAAGCGTTCCGGAAAATGGGAGATGTCGCATCCTCAATATCAGGTATTGGAAGAAGATCTGGATAATCCTCAAGGCTTAATTTTACCCAAATACAGTCTGACCGAGGGACTCAAGATGTACCAGATCAGACGACTGATCCGCGCGGTCGTCGAGGAATACGCTCATCTGATCCCCGATTATTTACCGGAAGCGTTTCTAAAGGAACAATCACTGACTCCGCTCTCTCAAGCGGTGATTCAAATGCACAAACCTCAAACTATGGAAGAATATCACGCTGGCGTGCATCGGCTGATTTATGATGATCTTTTAGAATTTCAGTTGGCACTGGCGATGCGCCGCCGACTCTGGACCTGTGTGGATAATGCACCACTCCTGAAGGTGACCGCCAAGGTCGACGCTCGAATCCGTCGGCTCTTTCCTTATGACTTAACAGATGGACAAAACCAGGCGATTCAAGAAGTGAGCGATGATTTGGGATCGGGCCGGGCCATGCATCGCATGCTTCAAGCCGATGTGGGTGCAGGAAAAACCGCAATCGCGATTTATGCGATGCTGTCAACGATCGCCGGTGGCTATCAAGCGGTACTCATGGCACCGACGGAATTACTGGCTGTGCAGCACTGGGAAACGATCAACGAAATTTTAAAAGAGAGCCGCGTGAAACGATGCCTGCTCACGGGCAGCTTATCAGCTTCAGAACGTAAAGCGACATTGGAACAGATTGAATCCGGTGAGCAACAATTGATTATCGGCACGCAGGCCGTTGTGCAAAAAGATGTGAACTACCAAGATCTCGGGCTGGTCATTATTGATGAGCAGCATAAATTTGGTGTGATGCAGCGCGCTCACTTTACGAGCGATCAAAAGACACCTCACATGCTGGTGATGACGGCGACACCGATTCCACGCAGCCTCTGCATGACTCAGTTTGGTGAACTGGATATCTCCGTCGTTACAGAACTTCCCCCCGGTCGGCAACCAGTGGTCACAGGCAAGGTCTCAACCACACCACAACGCAAAAAAGCCTGGGACTTTTTACGAGCCCAAATTGCAACGGGCAGACAAGCTTATATTGTATGTCCGAGTATTGAATCGGGTGATGAACAAAATCGTCGTTTTAGTGCAGAAGAAGTTTATCGTAGACTTCAGAAAAGCGAACTCGCTTCGGTTTCAATCGGATTAGTGCACGGTCAGATCGACCGTGAAGAACGGGCGGAACTTATGAGCCAGTTTCATCAGGGAGACATCCAGGTTCTGGTTTCCACAACGGTTGTCGAGGTGGGGGTTGATGTTCCTAACGCCACGCTGATGGTGATTCTACAAGCCGACCGCTTTGGTTTATCGCAACTGCATCAATTACGAGGACGGGTAGGACGCGGGACGCATCAGGGAAACTGTTTTCTCTTTTCTTATACCGAAAGTGAGGATGCACTGAAACGACTTTCCGCGATGGAAGAGACAAACGATGGATTCAAGATCGCCGAAGCCGATTTTCAAACGCGTGGTCCCGGCGATATTTTTGGAACGAGACAGCATGGAGAATTGCCCTTACGCGTGGCTGACCTGCGTAGAGATGAGGCAATATTGCACGAAACGCGTGAAGTAGCCTTGCGTCTGGTAGAAAAAGGAGAGTTCGACCAACCCCGGTTTGCTCCTTTAAAAATTCGCGTGCTGGATCGATTTGGTCAATTGATGGATCTGGGGCAGAGTGGCTAG